In the genome of Leptotrichia trevisanii DSM 22070, the window GAGGACTTAACATACATGCAGGAGGTAATATATCAGGTGCAACAAATTATAATTTAGGTACCGGAACAAATACAGTTACAGTTACTGGTTCGAGTACAATATCTGCTGGAAATACATTTACTGTGCCAGCAGGGGGAACTTTAAATCTAGTAACAGATTCAGGAACAGTACAAACTTATACAGGGCCAACAATTGTAAAATTAAATTCGGCATTAAATGGAGGTGTAACAGCAGCGACAGTAAATTCAATAGTTACTTCGTCAACACCAACGCCAGCAACACCGAGTACACCGGCGACACCATCTACTCCTGCAACGCCAGCAACGCCTACACCAACACCAAGCACACCAACAGGATCTGTACCTACAGTTCAAGGTGCCAGATCAAGAGTAAACTATGACTTGGCAAAAACTGTAACAGCAAACAGTTTTAAAGATTTGGAACAGGCAAAAAAAGAAAATGGAGCTAACCTTAATGTTCAATATCTTGGTGGAATAGGTTCTTATGATCAGGATTCAAGATACAGCTCTAAAGCTAACGGAGTAGTTTTATCAGGAACTAAGAACATTGGTAACCTTACATTAGGAGCAGGATTTGGATATGAAAAATCTAATGTAAAATATAAAAAATCATTTGACGGTGTGAAGGAAAAAATAGATTCATACCAAGTGTCATTAAGTGGGAAATATGATTTCACAGATAACTTAGATGTGGCTTCAGTATTGACTTATGGAAGTAACAAACATAA includes:
- a CDS encoding autotransporter outer membrane beta-barrel domain-containing protein, coding for MKKILLLIGALAISANTFCAASIVGGGLNIHAGGNISGATNYNLGTGTNTVTVTGSSTISAGNTFTVPAGGTLNLVTDSGTVQTYTGPTIVKLNSALNGGVTAATVNSIVTSSTPTPATPSTPATPSTPATPATPTPTPSTPTGSVPTVQGARSRVNYDLAKTVTANSFKDLEQAKKENGANLNVQYLGGIGSYDQDSRYSSKANGVVLSGTKNIGNLTLGAGFGYEKSNVKYKKSFDGVKEKIDSYQVSLSGKYDFTDNLDVASVLTYGSNKHKYDNYNNVKFDSDVIDFQTRLGYKFRDDSDENTYVKPYVGLGMTSVKEDSFTVGNTNFGKAKRSGGNATAGVYGQTRVGAVDLYGNVEYEQRFNKKSYNAERSISTNGVEVAKLAELDYDQGVFNLGLGAKYNVSNNFNLSAGYELYDTKNSIFKVGLGLEF